The sequence below is a genomic window from Dictyostelium discoideum AX4 chromosome 5 chromosome, whole genome shotgun sequence.
AGATTGTAATTGAGCATTCAAAGTTTTCAAAGAATCTTCATTACGGAATTTAACACGAATATCcacaaaatattttgaataatcATCGGGATGTTGTTCATCGAAACCTAGATGAACTTCACCCAAACAATTGATCGCCTTGAAATATTGTGAGAAACTTGTATTGACTTGAGAGATAAACTCTTTTACAGGTACCAACCAATCCTCTCTTAATCTGCCCATTCGTTTATCGTTATCTTGTAACTCTCTTTGACGAAAGGATATTCTGTCCTCAATCACTTGAATTTCTCTCTTTCTCCCTTCATATTCTTCCAAAACTTTTGgattatttgaaatgatgaaatttgCTTTAGTTTCAGTGGCTGAGATTTCTCTATCGATCTCCTCGAGAGAATGGAAACTGATTGATTTAAACTCCTCTTGAACCTCGAGTGTTAAAGGGCCAACGATTTTCTCTGCTTCGCTTTTCAATCTTTTAGCCTCTTTAACACAGTCATCGAAATATTTGACCAATTCCGCTAGTCTCGTTTTATCAGCTTCAAGCTTTGCACTCTCACGTGCCAAGCTGTCCTCCTCAGAACGTAATTTAGCTTCGAGTCTACTGAGGGTGATTAAAGTATGATCACGGGAACCCATATGTTTGAAATAATCTCTTAATTTATCAGTGATCTCTGATAGAGTATCAGCTCTCTTTGCATAGACCTCCCTTAGTTTTTGCctgattttcttttcttccTCTTCAATGTTCTCCTCGGTATTTAATTCCTCTAATTTTCTAGCTAAAAATTGAATTCTACTATAACATTTACGACGATCATCAATGGTTGCATTACATTTATTCCTCTCCTCTGTGATGTTACGTTGAGTTGCAgtgatttgattttgtttttgtctAATTTCCTCAGCTGATAGCCTCTCTTGATCAAGACGTACCTTTGCTTGTCGAAATTTCTCTTGAAGTTCATCTTTCTTACCAGTGTTTATACCAGACAACCATTTTGCAACCTTGAAATTGGATACACGTGTGGTTGGTTTTCTATCACCATATCTTGAATAAGTGGTATAGTAGGAACCATTTGGAGTGAAGAAAGAATTGATATGTTTGGTAATAGTATCTTCATTATTCAATGCACGTCTATCGAATACAATACTCTTGAAAATTGGAATACTATCCATGATTGCATTTTTTACAACTTGATCAGCTTCAAATGTTTCATCTAAATAATGCGTGGCACCAATGGATCTGAAatcttcaatattattaacacGCTCCATTTTGAAGCCTCCCCTACTGACCAAAGTGTTTACTCTTAACTttttaccattatcaatGATATTGCTGTGAAAAGTTTCACGATCCTCCATAGATTGGAAAACAAATGTCATCATTAGATTAAAACTTAATGTCATCTCTAAGAATGCGGCATGTTCAGGATTCTGTACATTAATCTCCATACAAATCGGACCAAACACTTTCTGTTTGAatagattttgattttgtctTAACCATTCGTATGCTGAATAAACGTCTCTTTGATCATTACGTAGGAATTCTAACTTTTGAGCTTgaatattgtttaattgtGACATCTCCCTTTGAATTGAGGTACACTCTTGATTGATCATATTGAACTGTCTATTCTTTGCCTCCTTTTCAATCTCCAATTCACCCAATTGTTGATTACAATCTTTCAATTCCCTATTCAACTTTTCCACATTTCTCTTGGTATCTTCATCATTTGGTAATCTTTGCATCTTTGTAGTCTCATCTTGAATATCTTTGGTCACTCTTGCAATTTGAACTTTTCTCTCTTTATCACGTTGTTGTATTCCATCTATTTCCGCTAAAAAATTCTCAACTACAATTACCAACTTACCATCTGTTAATGATAATCTTGATACTTCACTTTCAGTTTGTTGTACTTTTGTTGAATTATCATGAACTTCTTTTCtacttttttcaattgatttagtttgttcacttttttttttcacaataaataataaataataaattaataataaaaataattaaaaataattaaaaaaaataaaaaataattttaaaaaaaaaacatacctaataattgatttaaaaggtTTTAATTGTGATTCACCATGTTGAACAGTTTTTTCTGCTAGTTCTTTATCATCTCTTGCTTTTATGAATGCAACCCTTGCATTTTCAAAGATTGCCCatgttctttttctttttaatttgtcaACAAATTCTAATAACTTTTGTCTTTCTCTAAATTTATCTACATCTTTTTCTAATGATTGATTCTTTTTAACCAAATCatctaaattcttttttaattcttcaaatgtctatttttttaataataaaatataaaatatattagtaTAGAGAGTGGTGGGTGGGTgggtgtgtgtgtgtatatAAAATTCATACAGTTGATT
It includes:
- the smc5 gene encoding AAA ATPase domain-containing protein gives rise to the protein MNNRIPKRVVVEESDSEDEEQRQFKRRRENQPTQNITAPTPTPNNKNSSSNSNGNGNGGNRRMEFVNGSIVRIKLNNFVTYSDVEFRPGPRLNVIIGPNGSGKSSIVCAIALGLGGGPNLLGRQKQLGDFIKNRCSQGYIEIELHNESGDNYIIRRDLKKEGNGSEFHINGKSISKNDLITTIKKLNVQVDNLCQFLPQDKVVSFASMSPTELLIETEKAININNMYENHQELIRLQSNHQKESTTFEELKKNLDDLVKKNQSLEKDVDKFRERQKLLEFVDKLKRKRTWAIFENARVAFIKARDDKELAEKTVQHGESQLKPFKSIISEQTKSIEKSRKEVHDNSTKVQQTESEVSRLSLTDGKLVIVVENFLAEIDGIQQRDKERKVQIARVTKDIQDETTKMQRLPNDEDTKRNVEKLNRELKDCNQQLGELEIEKEAKNRQFNMINQECTSIQREMSQLNNIQAQKLEFLRNDQRDVYSAYEWLRQNQNLFKQKVFGPICMEINVQNPEHAAFLEMTLSFNLMMTFVFQSMEDRETFHSNIIDNGKKLRVNTLVSRGGFKMERVNNIEDFRSIGATHYLDETFEADQVVKNAIMDSIPIFKSIVFDRRALNNEDTITKHINSFFTPNGSYYTTYSRYGDRKPTTRVSNFKVAKWLSGINTGKKDELQEKFRQAKVRLDQERLSAEEIRQKQNQITATQRNITEERNKCNATIDDRRKCYSRIQFLARKLEELNTEENIEEEEKKIRQKLREVYAKRADTLSEITDKLRDYFKHMGSRDHTLITLSRLEAKLRSEEDSLARESAKLEADKTRLAELVKYFDDCVKEAKRLKSEAEKIVGPLTLEVQEEFKSISFHSLEEIDREISATETKANFIISNNPKVLEEYEGRKREIQVIEDRISFRQRELQDNDKRMGRLREDWLVPVKEFISQVNTSFSQYFKAINCLGEVHLGFDEQHPDDYSKYFVDIRVKFRNEDSLKTLNAQLQSGGERSVSTMLYLISLQDLTTCPFRVVDEINQGMDPKNERMIFEQIVKSVSSEGSPQYFLITPKLLHNLHYSPETTVLCVFTGPWFMSQKQWNEILKKTMEKRSGRPQLQNNNNNNNNKNNNKATIQEEFDDENDDDDDSSDE